In Rathayibacter sp. VKM Ac-2762, one DNA window encodes the following:
- a CDS encoding MarR family transcriptional regulator, translated as MNQSESQPGDAVDEIRAGWAMLRPELDTSAVDVVGRLIRASALIVRATEELLAAHGLTRGEFDVLSTLRRAGAPQSPTTLRTIALASAPAITKRVHSLERRGLVRRAANPADGRGSLITLTREGEELVDRAFHEVLDAERALLSGVPADLRAEASRSLRAVLASVEAAASR; from the coding sequence GTGAATCAGTCTGAAAGCCAGCCGGGCGACGCGGTCGACGAGATCAGGGCGGGCTGGGCAATGCTGCGGCCCGAACTCGACACCTCCGCCGTCGACGTCGTCGGGCGGCTGATCCGCGCCTCCGCGCTGATCGTCCGGGCGACGGAGGAGCTGCTCGCCGCCCACGGGCTGACCCGCGGCGAGTTCGACGTGCTCTCCACGCTGCGTCGCGCCGGCGCTCCGCAGTCGCCGACGACCCTCCGGACGATCGCCCTCGCCTCCGCTCCCGCGATCACCAAGCGCGTGCACTCGCTGGAGCGTCGGGGCCTGGTGCGGCGCGCCGCGAACCCGGCGGACGGGCGCGGCTCGCTCATCACGCTGACTCGCGAGGGGGAGGAGCTGGTCGACCGGGCCTTCCACGAGGTGCTCGATGCCGAGCGGGCGCTGCTCTCGGGGGTGCCCGCCGATCTGCGGGCGGAGGCGTCGCGCTCGCTCCGCGCGGTGCTCGCGAGCGTCGAGGCCGCCGCGAGTCGGTGA
- a CDS encoding FUSC family protein: MAATPVLPHPRELLAFGPHAGAHRVALRAGVSIAVPLLVLWALGRTDLALYATFGAFTALYGRQHTHRPRLLMQLSAAAFLVTTVTLGTVVSLSPHRDWLIIPVVVAVTVAAAYLSDALHWHPPGPLFPVFAVTACASVPSEPSRIPLAVALAAGSAAFSLVVGLSGLALPRARRLAPTPWRTSFRAAAARPATRAALLRFGTVVLVAGTVPTATGLGHPYWAMVSAVAAVSGADAGARLVRAGHRMLGTIVGVLIAAALLALPLSPLAVIVVVVLLQMTAELVVGRNYGLTLAFVTPLAILMVELAHPVDELVLLRDRALETALGVLVGVVATLLTHAASQRSRSRS, encoded by the coding sequence ATGGCCGCCACCCCCGTTCTGCCCCACCCCCGCGAGCTCCTCGCCTTCGGCCCGCACGCCGGCGCCCATCGCGTCGCCCTGCGCGCCGGCGTCTCGATCGCCGTCCCGCTGCTCGTCCTCTGGGCGCTCGGCCGCACCGATCTCGCCCTCTACGCGACCTTCGGCGCCTTCACGGCCCTCTACGGTCGCCAGCACACGCACCGGCCGCGCCTGCTGATGCAGCTGTCGGCAGCCGCGTTCCTCGTCACCACCGTGACCCTCGGCACCGTCGTCTCCCTCTCTCCTCACCGCGACTGGCTGATCATCCCCGTCGTGGTCGCCGTGACCGTCGCGGCCGCCTACCTCAGCGACGCCCTGCACTGGCACCCGCCCGGCCCGCTGTTCCCGGTGTTCGCCGTCACGGCGTGCGCGTCCGTCCCGTCCGAGCCCTCGCGGATCCCGCTCGCCGTCGCTCTCGCCGCGGGCTCCGCCGCCTTCTCGCTCGTCGTCGGCCTGAGCGGTCTCGCGCTCCCCCGCGCACGCCGCCTCGCCCCGACGCCGTGGCGCACCTCGTTCCGCGCGGCGGCGGCCCGTCCGGCGACGCGCGCCGCCCTGCTCCGCTTCGGGACCGTCGTCCTGGTGGCGGGCACCGTCCCGACCGCGACGGGCCTGGGCCACCCCTACTGGGCGATGGTCTCCGCCGTCGCAGCCGTCTCAGGAGCGGACGCCGGCGCCCGGCTCGTGCGCGCGGGACACCGGATGCTGGGCACGATCGTCGGAGTGCTGATCGCGGCCGCGCTCCTGGCCCTGCCGCTCTCCCCGCTCGCCGTGATCGTGGTGGTGGTGCTCCTCCAGATGACCGCCGAGCTCGTCGTCGGCCGCAACTACGGCCTGACCCTCGCCTTCGTCACTCCGCTCGCGATCCTCATGGTCGAGCTCGCGCATCCCGTCGACGAGCTCGTGCTGCTGCGTGACCGGGCGCTCGAGACCGCGCTGGGCGTGCTCGTCGGAGTCGTGGCGACGCTCCTGACCCACGCCGCCTCGCAGCGCTCGCGCTCCCGCTCCTAG
- a CDS encoding alpha/beta hydrolase, with amino-acid sequence MPSTVHVLKSGRPLGVSWSGPEGAERVVVLAHPAPGSSDFDPDPEATARHGVRLLSFDRPGYGASSLLTDLDPAGAGVGASPEQAAADIAEYLATVGIASVSAAGWSAGGRVALALAANYPGLVERVAVIGTPAPDSAVPWVGDENRAELARLADLPLDEAVRSLTRTLEGAFGPTPAPDALLGMLGSGDADTAVLETPGVRERLSRMLERAAAQGALGMAADLIGYGVQEWGFAVESAEPPALLLYGAEDAVAGRRHAEWYAARLPDSRLEVVPGRGHLLAIPEWDRVLGFLLPA; translated from the coding sequence ATGCCCTCGACAGTGCACGTCCTCAAGTCCGGCCGCCCGCTCGGAGTCAGCTGGTCCGGCCCCGAGGGCGCCGAGCGGGTCGTCGTCCTGGCGCATCCCGCTCCCGGCTCCTCGGACTTCGACCCCGACCCGGAGGCGACCGCGCGCCACGGCGTGCGCCTTCTCTCATTCGACCGCCCGGGCTACGGCGCCTCCTCCCTCCTGACCGACCTCGACCCCGCCGGAGCGGGCGTCGGAGCCAGCCCCGAGCAGGCCGCCGCCGACATCGCCGAGTACCTCGCGACCGTCGGCATCGCCTCCGTCAGCGCCGCCGGCTGGTCGGCGGGAGGCCGCGTGGCCCTCGCGCTCGCCGCGAACTACCCCGGCCTCGTGGAGCGCGTCGCCGTGATCGGCACGCCCGCTCCCGACAGCGCCGTGCCGTGGGTCGGCGACGAGAACCGCGCCGAGCTCGCCCGCCTGGCCGACCTCCCGCTCGACGAGGCCGTCCGCTCGCTCACCCGCACCCTCGAGGGCGCCTTCGGCCCGACCCCCGCCCCGGACGCCCTGCTCGGGATGCTCGGCTCCGGCGACGCCGACACCGCGGTGCTCGAGACCCCCGGAGTCCGCGAGCGCCTCTCGCGCATGCTCGAGCGCGCCGCCGCCCAGGGCGCCCTCGGCATGGCCGCTGATCTCATCGGCTACGGCGTGCAGGAGTGGGGCTTCGCCGTCGAGTCCGCCGAGCCGCCCGCGCTCCTCCTCTACGGCGCCGAGGACGCGGTCGCCGGCCGCCGCCATGCCGAGTGGTACGCCGCCCGGCTGCCCGACTCCCGCCTCGAGGTCGTGCCCGGCCGCGGCCACCTGCTCGCGATCCCGGAGTGGGACCGCGTGCTCGGCTTCCTCCTCCCCGCCTGA
- the radA gene encoding DNA repair protein RadA has product MASSKTRTAPYRCSECGWTTAKWVGRCGECQQWGSVIESTERTGLVRAVAAVAPAAGRIARPITEIETTSAAHRPTGVGELDRVLGGGIVSGAVVLLSGEPGVGKSTLLLEVASRAAAEGQRVLYVSAEESAAQVRMRAERTGAMHDSLFLAAETDLATVLGQIDEVRPDLLIVDSVQTVASDTVDGLPGGPSQVREVAATLIRVCKERALPLVLVGHVTKDGSIAGPRLLEHLVDVVCHFEGDRQTALRFVRSLKNRFGPTDEVGCFEMTSEGIAEIPDPSGLFLSRTRFPTPGICVTVAMEGRRALPVEIQALVIANDGEHPRRVTNGVDASRVAMILAVLERQAGIPLRRCDVYVSTVGGVKLMEPAADLAIAVAIASAHAYTPLRPGIAAFGEISLSGDIRPASGAKQRASEATRLGHSSHLDSSAFTLSSAITHALVPVPERIRPERVPTH; this is encoded by the coding sequence ATGGCCTCCTCGAAGACGCGCACCGCCCCGTACCGCTGCTCGGAGTGCGGGTGGACGACCGCGAAGTGGGTCGGCCGCTGCGGCGAGTGCCAGCAGTGGGGCTCCGTGATCGAGAGCACCGAGCGCACCGGCCTCGTCCGCGCGGTCGCCGCTGTGGCTCCGGCCGCCGGCCGCATCGCGCGGCCCATCACCGAGATCGAGACCACGTCGGCGGCGCACCGCCCCACCGGCGTGGGCGAGCTCGACCGCGTGCTCGGCGGCGGGATCGTCTCCGGTGCGGTCGTGCTGCTCTCGGGAGAGCCCGGCGTGGGCAAGTCGACCCTCCTGCTCGAGGTCGCGAGCCGCGCCGCGGCCGAGGGCCAGCGGGTCCTCTACGTCAGCGCGGAGGAGTCGGCCGCGCAGGTGCGCATGCGGGCCGAGCGCACCGGCGCGATGCACGACAGCCTCTTCCTCGCGGCCGAGACCGACCTCGCCACCGTGCTCGGCCAGATCGACGAGGTCCGACCGGACCTGCTCATCGTCGACTCGGTGCAGACGGTCGCGAGCGACACCGTCGACGGCCTGCCCGGCGGTCCCAGCCAGGTCCGCGAGGTCGCCGCGACCCTCATCCGCGTCTGCAAGGAGCGGGCGCTCCCCCTCGTGCTCGTCGGACACGTCACGAAGGACGGCTCCATCGCGGGGCCGCGCCTGCTCGAGCACCTGGTCGACGTGGTCTGCCACTTCGAGGGCGACCGGCAGACGGCGCTGCGCTTCGTCCGCTCGCTCAAGAACCGCTTCGGCCCGACGGACGAGGTCGGCTGCTTCGAGATGACCTCCGAGGGCATCGCCGAGATCCCCGACCCGAGCGGTCTGTTCCTCAGCCGCACCCGCTTCCCCACCCCGGGCATCTGCGTCACGGTCGCGATGGAGGGACGCCGCGCGCTCCCCGTCGAGATCCAGGCGCTCGTGATCGCGAACGACGGCGAGCACCCCCGCCGCGTCACGAACGGAGTCGACGCGTCCCGGGTCGCGATGATCCTCGCGGTCCTCGAGCGGCAGGCGGGCATCCCCCTGCGGCGCTGCGACGTCTACGTGTCGACTGTCGGCGGCGTGAAGCTCATGGAGCCGGCGGCGGACCTAGCGATCGCGGTCGCCATCGCCTCCGCCCACGCCTACACGCCGCTGCGGCCCGGGATCGCCGCGTTCGGCGAGATCAGCCTCTCGGGAGACATCCGGCCCGCCTCCGGAGCGAAGCAGCGCGCCTCCGAAGCGACACGACTCGGGCACTCCTCGCACCTCGACTCCAGCGCCTTCACCCTCTCGAGCGCGATCACCCACGCGCTCGTCCCCGTTCCCGAGCGCATCCGTCCGGAGCGGGTCCCCACGCACTGA
- a CDS encoding DUF2207 domain-containing protein — translation MWGLLGTILSASTGRAGVVARRAAAVALAVPLLVGGAAAQAVAAPQPVAAPQPVAGAQPVAGVVRADVDGFRFSEYSADFRLDRDEEGRSTLTTVETFVAEFPPSQNRGMQRAIPLDYEGHPTDVDLVSVTDGDGAARPVDTEREDGFLLVTSAADEFVSGRQTYVFTYTQHNTTLPGSGTRSGEDEFYWDVNGTGWRQSFDRYDVRVELAGSLASAATGTVSCYRGPEGSTTPCPIGRDGAVVTASGESLAPGENVTVAIGFAPGTFTPRDDRYLASGWSWVQLGGLAAVLIGLALAVHRRRTVLRDAPGRPTVVAEYDPPAEGLFLSAALLRKTSKAPAAGLLDAAVRGLVRIEETGEGRKQEYAVRVLDPATTPTRRAGRPRPLASDDREFLDIALGRAPGTVRELSGKDKEFGKAVGQFQTALGNRVTEAGLKKAGTIGGSVLVIVPLLLGVMAAFLGAILLMTRSFGGALPLVLMLVAIVAAVVGTILVSRVPLTAAGAELRDHLRGLELYIRLAEADRIAMLQSPRGADRRTVGPVEVVEVTERLLPWAVLFGLEKEWSAELASAYERTGEEPVWYSGPNGFHAAGFAGSVSSFSSSTSSYVGSSSSSSSGGAGGGGSSGGGGGGGGGGGV, via the coding sequence ATGTGGGGGCTGCTCGGCACGATCCTGTCCGCCTCGACCGGCCGGGCGGGGGTGGTCGCGCGGCGCGCGGCGGCCGTCGCCCTCGCGGTCCCGCTGCTGGTCGGCGGAGCGGCGGCGCAGGCTGTGGCGGCTCCGCAGCCCGTCGCGGCTCCGCAGCCCGTCGCGGGTGCGCAGCCCGTCGCGGGTGTCGTGCGCGCGGATGTGGACGGCTTCCGGTTCTCGGAGTACTCGGCCGACTTCCGTCTCGACCGCGACGAGGAGGGCCGCTCGACGCTGACCACTGTCGAGACCTTCGTCGCCGAGTTCCCGCCGTCGCAGAACCGCGGCATGCAGCGCGCGATCCCGCTCGACTACGAGGGGCACCCGACCGACGTCGACCTGGTGTCCGTCACCGACGGCGACGGGGCGGCGCGGCCGGTCGACACCGAGCGCGAGGACGGCTTCCTCCTGGTCACCAGCGCGGCGGACGAGTTCGTCAGCGGCAGGCAGACCTACGTCTTCACCTACACGCAGCACAACACGACCCTGCCTGGATCCGGCACGCGCAGCGGTGAGGACGAGTTCTACTGGGACGTCAACGGTACGGGCTGGCGCCAGTCCTTCGACCGCTACGACGTGCGCGTCGAGCTCGCCGGGTCGCTGGCCTCCGCCGCGACGGGGACTGTCAGCTGCTACCGGGGACCGGAGGGCTCGACGACGCCCTGTCCGATCGGCCGCGACGGCGCGGTCGTCACGGCATCGGGGGAGTCGCTGGCTCCGGGGGAGAACGTGACCGTGGCGATCGGCTTCGCTCCCGGGACCTTCACGCCGCGCGACGACCGCTACCTCGCCTCCGGCTGGTCCTGGGTGCAGCTGGGCGGCCTCGCCGCGGTCCTGATCGGCCTCGCGCTCGCCGTGCACCGCCGCCGGACCGTGCTCCGCGACGCTCCCGGCCGCCCGACCGTCGTCGCCGAGTACGACCCGCCCGCGGAGGGGCTGTTCCTCTCCGCCGCGCTGCTGCGGAAGACGTCGAAGGCCCCCGCGGCCGGACTCCTGGACGCCGCCGTCCGCGGTCTCGTGCGCATCGAGGAGACGGGGGAGGGGCGGAAGCAGGAGTACGCCGTGCGGGTGCTCGACCCTGCGACGACGCCGACGCGACGCGCGGGACGCCCGCGGCCCCTCGCCTCCGACGACCGCGAGTTCCTCGACATCGCCCTCGGCCGGGCGCCGGGGACGGTGCGTGAGCTCTCGGGCAAGGACAAGGAGTTCGGCAAGGCCGTCGGACAGTTCCAGACCGCGCTGGGCAACCGGGTGACCGAGGCGGGACTGAAGAAGGCCGGGACGATCGGCGGCAGCGTGCTCGTGATCGTCCCGCTGCTGCTGGGTGTCATGGCCGCCTTCCTGGGCGCGATCCTCCTGATGACCCGCTCCTTCGGCGGAGCGCTCCCGCTCGTGCTGATGCTCGTCGCGATCGTCGCGGCCGTCGTCGGGACGATCCTGGTCTCGAGGGTGCCGCTGACGGCCGCGGGCGCGGAGCTGCGCGACCATCTGCGCGGGCTCGAGCTGTACATCCGCCTGGCCGAGGCCGACCGGATCGCGATGCTGCAGTCGCCCCGCGGGGCGGACCGGCGCACGGTCGGACCGGTCGAGGTGGTCGAGGTGACGGAGCGCCTGCTGCCGTGGGCCGTGCTCTTCGGTCTCGAGAAGGAGTGGTCGGCGGAGCTCGCGTCGGCCTACGAGCGCACCGGCGAGGAGCCGGTCTGGTACTCCGGACCGAACGGCTTCCACGCGGCGGGCTTCGCCGGCAGCGTGTCCTCGTTCTCGTCGTCGACGTCGAGCTACGTCGGATCCTCGTCGAGCTCCTCGAGCGGCGGCGCGGGCGGCGGCGGCAGCTCGGGTGGGGGCGGCGGGGGCGGCGGCGGAGGCGGCGTCTAG
- a CDS encoding amino-acid N-acetyltransferase, which yields MADWKYPVRRARTSDVPFIQELSEPLVNERILLGKDRVVLYGAVQEFRIAEDGHGTAIGCGALHVMWDDIAEVRTLAVAQDWLGRGVGHHILERLENDARELGLKRLFCLTFEVDFFARHGFEPIGEKVVDPEVYAELLRSPDEGVAEFLDLARVKPNTLGNTRMLKTL from the coding sequence ATGGCCGATTGGAAGTACCCGGTGCGCCGCGCGCGCACGAGCGATGTCCCCTTCATCCAGGAGCTCAGCGAGCCGCTCGTGAACGAGCGCATCCTCCTGGGCAAGGACCGCGTGGTGCTCTACGGCGCCGTGCAGGAGTTCCGCATCGCCGAGGACGGCCACGGGACGGCGATCGGCTGCGGTGCGCTGCATGTGATGTGGGACGACATCGCGGAGGTGCGCACCCTCGCGGTCGCGCAGGACTGGCTCGGGAGGGGTGTGGGCCACCACATCCTGGAGCGCCTCGAGAACGACGCGCGCGAGCTCGGCCTGAAGCGCCTGTTCTGCCTCACCTTCGAGGTCGACTTCTTCGCCCGCCACGGCTTCGAGCCGATCGGTGAGAAGGTCGTCGACCCCGAGGTCTACGCCGAGCTGCTCCGCTCTCCCGACGAGGGAGTCGCCGAGTTCCTCGACCTCGCCCGGGTGAAGCCGAACACGCTCGGCAACACCCGCATGCTGAAGACGCTCTGA